The window GATAACATTTGTTCTTTCCAATACCTTATATTTGAATTCATCTCCATAAATTTCTTCAGCATTCAAACAACTTTTTCCATCAAGCCTTTTATATCCTTCTTGCTTAAATACTTCATCTAAAATTTCTTTACTTGCATTCTTTAATCTGCTTGCTACTATATAATCGTATCCCGCTTCTTTTATCATCTTTAAATTTAATCTGCTGTTGAGCCCTTTGTCTGCTACTATCACTATCTTATCTATACTAAATTTTTCTTTCAGTTTCCTCAGTATCTTTACCATTGTTTTGCTATCTATTGTATTGCCAGGAAAAAGTTCATAACCTATCGGCCTGCCTTCTTTGTCTACCAAAAGCCCTAACACAACCTGTACTTCATTTATCTTGTTGTCTTTGCTAAAACCAAAATTTTTAAGTTCATCGGCTCTACAACTCTCAAAGTATATTGTCGTCACGTCATAAAAAACTACATCAACTACCATCTTAAATAAATCCCTATTTTTCTGATACAGATACGTCTCTAAATCTTCTTTTATACTGTCAAGAAAATCTAAACACCTGTACAACTGATTTAAATCTATATCCTCTTCAAATCCAAAATATTTATTTCTCTGATGATAAGTTCTTAGTTTGCTCATAGGTTCTATCAATCTCTGTATGGTCATTAAAAAACTTACTTTGTCTACATCAAATTTTATCTTTCTCCCTTTTGTTGCTCTCTCTTTTAAAAACTTATCTATTTCAAGTTCTTCCCATAACTTTCTGAATACAATGTATCCCCAATTTTTTATAACTGCATCCGATACATCCTCTTCAGATTCAATAGTAACAGCTTTTGTATTTCCAGTAGTTGTTTTTTCAACAATGTCGGATAGTTTTCTTACAATGTTTTTAAAAGCAGGATCACTTTTGAGAAGATCAAGTCTACCAAAATTAAATAACACTCTTTGTTTTACCTTGCCATTTTCACGATAGTTTTCGACTAATCTAACATACTGGTAACCGCCAGCATTAGTTATTTTGACAAACATATGGTAACTCCTCAAAGGTATTTTGAGTAATTGTACCACAAAATATTCAAAATGTCAAGTATTTATAGCATATTTCAGACTATAATTTGCCACTACAATTTTTAAAATTTTTTATTTTTCTATTCTCAAAACCCGCATAAATTAAGACTTTGTTATTTTTTGTTAGCTCAAAAACTCCTCCTAACTGACAAAGTCAAGAAAAATAAAGGAAATTCAATGAAGTAGGATGGAAGGAAGGGAATATAAAAAGGGGGATGTCAAAAAAACATCCCCCCTAAAATAATTTAGGTTTGTTTTTCGTCTGTAGACCTTTTTCTATATGTGTCCTTTATCATCTCATAATTCCCAAATGATGCCATGCAGATTAGTATAGAATTTATCATCAGTAGTGTAATGTCTTTCAATGTGTTTTGGTGTGGAATAAAAACAAAGGATAGAACGAATGCAACAAAAAAGGTATAGATTCTAATTACATAATCTTTGCACCGTTTTTTGAATATACCTTTTGTAAACTGAACAATAACATTTGTAGCAACTGTAATTCCTGCAAATGTACCAAGCTCCTGAGCTGAAAAATAACTGTCCAAAGTATTCTCACCCTACAAAATTTTATGTCTACTTTTATGTTATTCACGAAAACTTTAGTTTGTGAAAAAAATTATTTAAGATTTTCTGGATTTAAATCTTCAAGCTCAGGTATGACAAACCTTCCATCTTTTCTAATAAGTTTTCCATCAAAGTAAATTTCTCCGCCGCCATACTCAGGGGTCTGAATCAACACTATATCCCAGTGCACAGCTGATCTGTTGCCATTGTCAGCATCCTCATAAGCACTGCCCGGTGTAAAGTGTATGCTTCCGACTATCTTCTCATCAAATAGGGTGTCTTCCATAGGCTTTGTAATGTATGGATTTAGTCCAATTGAAAATTCACCTATATACCTTGCACCCTCGTCTGTGTCCAAAATCTTATTTAGCTTTTCTGTGTTGTTTGCAGTAGCTTTTACAATTTTTCCATCTTTAAATTCAAACCTAATATTTTCAAACTTAAAACCTGCATAGTTTGAAGGGGTGTTATAGGTTATATACCCATTGACAGAGTCTTTAACAGGTGCAGTGTATACTTCACCATCAGGTATATTCATATGTCCATCACATTTTACAGCTTTCATACCCTTTATTGAAAATGTGAGGTCTGTACCTTCACCTACTATTCTCACTTCATCTGTTTTTTCCATAAGTTCAACCAGCTTGTCCATCGCCTTTGACATCTTTCTGTAGTCAAGGTTGCAAACATTGAAATAAAAATCTTCAAATGCCTCTTTGCTCATCCTTGCTTGCTGAGCCATTGAGTAATTGGGGTATCTTAAAATACACCATTTTGTCTTTGGCACTCTTACCTCACCGTGTACTTTGCGAAACCAGATTTTCTGATACAGCGCCATCTTATCATCTGGCACATCGCTTAGCTCAAATGGATTTTGACTTGACCTGATACCAATATACGCATCCATATTTTCCATGAGCTGCTTTTCATTTTCAGCGATTATTTTTATTTGATCTTCAGTGGCATTTAAAAGAAGTTCTCTCAATAGGCTCTGATTCTTAATCCATAAAAACGGCATTGCGCCTTTTTGATATGAAAGCCTTATAAGCTCCTTTGTCAAATCAATTTCCTCACCAATCAGTTCTATCAGAATCTTTTCACCACTCTTTAGTTCAACAGAGTATTCTATAAGATTTTTAGCAAGTATTTTTACTCTTTCATCTACCAATGTCACCGTCTCCTTTCTAAAAATTCTTATTTTTCAAACACCTTGTTCACCATATTCTCATCTAAAAAAACAAACTCACCTTCTTTTAGCTTGCCAAGTTTTAGCTTGCCTATTGCAACTCTCTTTAGTTTTAACACCCTGTGACCAATTGCATCGCACATTTTTCTTACTTGCCTGTTCCTTCCTTCGTGTATTTTTATCTCAACAAGAGACCTTCCTTTAAAAACCTTTAAAACTTTAAACTTGGCTGGTGAAGTCAGTCTTCCATCAATTAAAAGGCCTTTTTCAAACTGCTCAATCTCTTCTTTTGTTGGCACACCTTCAATGAGTGCAATATACGTCTTTTCAATATCATGCTTGGGGTGTGTAACTTTATATGCAAACTCTCCATCATTTGTAAGAAGTATAAGCCCTGTTGTGTCAAAGTCAAGTCTTCCTACAGGAAAAACTCTAACATCCACTTTGTCTTTTACAAGGTCTACAACAGTTTTTCTACCTTTCTCATCCTTTGCAGAAGATATCACACCAAATGGCTTGTTGAGCATTATATAAACCTTCTTTTGGACTGGTACAAGTTTTTTGCCATCAACCAAGACTTCATCCTTTTGAGGGTCAACTTTAAAGCCAAGCTCTGTAATGGTTCTGCCATTTACCTTTACTCTTCCTTGGAGAATAATCTCTTCGCACTTTCTGCGTGATGCAACACCACAGTCAGCCATAAATTTTTGAAGGCGAACCAAATCACCTATCTTCTATCACCATCCATTCAGTATTCGAAATGGCATTCTCTATCAATGATGATACATCTAATTTTTCCTCTTCTTTAATAACTTCTTCAAGTTTTGGCTTGGTCTTTGGATGTTTTGGAACAAATACCGTACAGCAATCCTCATATGGCAAGATTGAAATGTCATATGTGCCAATGTTCTTTGCAATTCTTATTATCTCTTCTTTGTCCATGCCAATAAGAGGTCTTAGAACTGGCATTGATACAGCAGCGTTTGTACAAATGATACTTTCCATTGTTTGGCTTGCAACCTGCCCAATACTCTCACCAGTAACAAGTGCTAAACCGCCGTTTTCTTTAGCAATCCTTTCTGCAATCTTCATCATAAACCTTCTCATAATAATTGTAAGATACCTCTCATTGCACTTTTCATAGATAGTAGTCTGAATTTCAGTAAAAGGTACAATGTAAAGTTTTAGTCTATCTGTAAACTGAGCTAAAACCCTGCAAAGGTCAATGACCTTTTCTTTTGCTTTCTCACCAGTATATGGAAAGCTGTAAAAATGGACCGCTTCTATTTCAACACCTCTTTTTGCTATCATGAACCCTGCAACGGGGCTGTCTATCCCGCCAGAGAGTAAAAGGTGTGCCTTGCCCCCTGTGCCCAGTGGCATACCACCAATACCTTTTTCTTCTGATGAATACACATATGCCTTGTCCCTTATCTCAATATTTACCTCAAAATCAGGATTGTGTACATCAACCTTAAGACCATATTTGTCAGCAAGATTTTTAAGAATATGTGCGCCAATAAGTCTTGAAAGCTCTGGCGACCTTAATTCAAATGTCTTATCAGCCCTCTTTGTCTCAACTTTGAAAGTTTTTTTGCCTTTTTGAATCTCATTAAGAGCAACGTTTAAAGCTGCAGATTTGATAGCCTCTACTTGTTTTTCTGCAACTTCGCAGATAGTAAAACCAACAAGACCATAGACCTTCCTCAGCCTTTCAATTGCAAAATAAAAATCATTTTCAGAGAGGTTTTCAATAAATATTCTACCTTGTTCTTTCGTAATTGAGATATTCTCAAGATTCTTGAGTTTTCTTTTTATGTTCCTCACAAGCATGTCTTCAAACAAAGGACGATTTAATCCTTTTAAGGCAAGTTCACCATACCTTATTAAAATAGCCTTCATTCCATTCATCCTTTACCTTTTTATTTTCTGCAAAAACTTGAGCAATTTTTCCAATACTTCAAGTGTGTAATCAACTTCTTCAAGGTTATTCAAATAAGAAAAACTAAAACGTATATTACTTTGTGCAATTTCCATTGATTTTCCCATGCTATAAAGAACCTTGTTATATGTTCTGCCCCTTGATGAACAAGCAGAACCAGACGATGCGAATACATTATAGCTTTCAAGAGTATGAAGCAGAACCTCGGATTTAATCCCTAAAAATGACACATTTAAAATTGCGTCAGATGTATTGTCAAGTGGTGAATTTATCACAACATCATCAAAATTTCTTAGCCCCTCAATAAATCTTTGTTTTATCATTCTTAGCTTATTTGGCTGCTCATTTTGCAGCCTTTCATACACCTCAATTGCCTTATAAATCGAAAAAATACCTGGCATATTCTCTGTCCCAGGTCTTACTTCATTTTGCTGCTCTCCACCAAAAATTATTGGTTGGATGTTGATTCCCTTTTTGATATACAGGGCTCCAATCCCTTTTAATGCATGAATCTTATGCCCACTTATTGACATCAAATCAACGTTTAGATCTTTGGCATTGGTCTTTTCCTTCATAAACGCCTGAACTGCATCTGTGTGGACAATCACATTTGGATTTTTCTTCTTTGCCACTTCAGCTATCTTTTTTACATCAAAAATATGCCCTGTTTCGTTGTTTACAAGCATGACGCTCACTAAAATTGTCTTATCGTCCACTTCATTTTCAAGCTCTTCAAAGTCAATATTTCCGTTTTGATCAACCTTTAAAAAGCGCACTTCAAATCCACACCTTTTCAGGTGCTCAAGTGTACTTAACACTGATGGGTGCTCAACAGGGCTTGAGATTATTTTATTTCCTCTTTTGTGATTAGCAAAGGCAATTCCAATTAGTGCTAAATTGTTTGCCTCTGTACCCCCAGATGTAAAGTATATTTCTTCAGGATTTACATTTATCTTTTGAGCTATTTTCCATCTTGCCTCTTTTAACACCTTTTCAGCGCTGACTCCAAGCCTATGCAAGGACGATGGGTTACCATAATTTTGGGCCAAAAAATCTTTCAACCCTTCTATAACCTCATCAAACGGGCGTGTTGTTGCTGCATTGTCAAAATATACAACCATCTTCTACCCTTCCTTTCACATCTCACCAAGAAGATGCATGACAATAGAAATTGCTGAAATAGTTGCAGTTTCACTTCTTAGAATACGTTTTCCAAGTGAGACTATTCTGACTTTTTGCAAGTCTTTAAAAATCTTTATTTCCTCTTCTTCAAAACCACCCTCTGGTCCAATCAATATACCTACTCTGTTTGTGTTAGGATTAATATCCAAGTAAACTTCTTCATTTTTCTTCTCATATGGAATTATAAGAAGATCAAGCTCATCTAAAAAGTCTTTGACTCTACCAATTTCAATAGGTTTTTGAATCAGTGGCGGATATGGTCTTAAGCACTGCTTTTGTGCCTCTTTAGCAATTTTCTGCCAACGTTCTATCTTTTTTTCTTCCTTCTCGCTGATATCAATGACAACTCTTTTTGAAATAACAGGAATTAAAACTTTTACGCCAAGCTCAGTTGCTTTCTGAATTATAATATCCATCTTCTGATTTTTTATAATACACTGAAATAAAAAAACATCTTTTTGTGGCTCCCGTTGGTTGAGAACCTTTTCTTCTATTGCTACTTTTATTTTATCCTTTGAAATTTCCAAAATCTTAGCTTTGTAATCATATATGCCATCACAAAGTTCTACAGAAGCACCTTCTTTTTTGCGCAAAACTTTTACTATGTGGTTTATATCTTCTTTGTCTGTTATATATGCAATGTCATTGACAATGTCTTTGCTCTCAATAAAAAAAATAGGCAATGTCTATCACCCTATACTACTTTTACTTTTTCGCTACTACCAAACACCAGCTGTTAAGTTTTTTGATTTCAACTACTTCCAAAGAATTCCCTCTAAAGCTTTTTAATACATCATCAAGTCTATCCTCAATAATTCCAGATGAGATAAAAAGCCCATCTTCTTTGAGAACGTTTTTAATATCATTTGCCAATTTTATTATTATATCAGCTATAATATTTGCAATTGCTATGTCAAACCTCTCTTCAATTCCAAAAACTAAGTCATTTTGCCTAATTTCAATTTCAATGTTGTTCAAAGCAGCATTTTCTTTTGCAACCTTTACAGCAACATCATCTATATCAACTGCTAAAACTCTATTGGCTCCAAGCTTTTTTGCTGAAATCGCTAAAATCCCTGAGCCTGTACCAATATCAATTACATCAAACCCTGGCTTTATATATCTTTGAATTGCCTCTAAGCAAAGCATTGTTGACTCATGTGTACCTGTACCAAATGCCATACCAGGGTCAAGCTTTACAATCGTCTTGCCACTGGTATTTTGGTAGCTTTCCCACGATGGTACAATGACAATATTCCCTATTTCAACAGGCTTATAATACTTCTTCCACTCTTCTGCCCAGTCTTTTTCATCAACCTCAGAAATATCAATCTTGCCCTCGCCAATATTGAGGTACTGTGAAGCATCTTTTAACCTCTCTTCAATGTTGAAAATAAGTTCTGAGATATTCACACTTTCAGGAAAATACGCACGAACGATTGCAAAATTTCGTTTAGGAAATTGATTTTCATCTATATAGTCCCACGAATTTGGATATTTTAAAATTTCATCATCCTCTATTACAACACCGTTTGCTCCAAGATCATACAAGATATTCGAAATAGCATCCTCAGCCTCTTGCAAAGTTTTAATTGAGACCTCAAACCACTTCATATTTCAGCATTTCTCCTTTTTTTACATAGGTTTACGAAAAAGCTTCTCTTATCCTATCCCAAAAATGTTTTTTCTTTTCGTACCCTTCTTCAGACGAAAGCTCTTCAAATTTTCTCAAAAGCTCTTTTTGCCTTTCAGAAAGCTTCTTTGGTACCTCAACAATAAATTTCACAACCAAATCGCCTCTGCCCCTACCTCTCAAATATGGCACACCTTTACCTTTAATCCTCACCTCATCACCACTTTGTGTACCTGGTTCTATTTTTACCCTTGTTCTGCCATCTAAGGTAGGTATTTCTATCTCACCACCAAGTGCTGCATTGACAAATGTAATTGGTACCTCAACATAAAGGTCTTGCCCCACTCGTTTAAAAACAGGATGTGGTGCTATTTTGATCCTAATGTGCAAATCACCATTTGGTCCACCTTTTATGCCACTTTCTCCTTCGCCTCTTAAAGTTATTACCTGGCCATCGTCAATTCCAGCTGGAATGTTTATCTTCACCCTCCTCTGGCGTCTCACAGTTCCAGTACCACCACATTCTCTGCATGGATCTGTGACGATAGTTCCAACACCACCACAAGCATCGCATGTTTTTATTGTAGTAAACTCACCAAAGAATGTTGCCTGTCTTGACCTAATCTGCCCTGTACCACCACATTTTTGACATCTGACAGGTGTCGAACCTGGTCTTATACCACTTCCACCACAGACAGAACATTTCTCTGTCCTGTAAATAGGAATCTCTTTTTCACAGCCAAAGACCGATTCTTTTAAAGTCAGTTCTAAATCAACGTGTATATCAGCACCTTTTCTGGGTGCTTCTTTTCTTTTTCTTGATGACCCAAAGATATCAAACCCTTCAAACAGGTCTTCAAATATATCTCCAAAACTTCCAAAGTCAAAGTCTGCGAAACCGCCTGTAAAGCCACCAGAAAATCCTCCGCTCTGAGCACCATATGTTGGGTCAAATGCAGCATGGCCAAACTGGTCGTACTTCCTTCTCTTTTCAGGGTCACTCAACACTTCATATGCTTCATTTATCTCTTTAAATTTTTCTTCTGCTTCTTTGTTTCCTGGGTTGGCATCAGGGTGATATTGCTTTGCAAGTCTTCTATATGCTCTTTTTATCTCTTCTTGTGTTGCGTTTCGTGGAACACCTAATATTTCATAGTAATCTTTTTTCTGTGCCATTTTCTATCACCCACTTAACTTACTGAATATTATTATATACCAATACAAAACTTTTAACAAATCATTAAAAAGGACCAAAGCCATTTTTAAAGTGTTATGACTTTGGTCCTTTTCTCTAAAAAATCTAAATTTGTTAATATACCTTATAATCTGTATTAACATTACCATCAGTTCCGCTCTGACCACCAGGGTTTGTACCACCCTGAGGCCCAGCTTGAGTATAACCTTGCTGATACAACCTTGTTGAAACATCGTAGAATGATTTTGTCAGCTCATCAATTGCTCTTTCAATTCTCTCTTTATCCTCACCATTCATAACATCTTTGAGAGCTTTGAGTTTTGCTTCGATTTGTTCTTTTTCAGTTGCTGTCATCTTGTCACCAAGGTCACGCAAGAGCTTTTCTGTCTGGTAGATGATAGAGTCTGCTTTGTTTCTTGTCTCAATGAGCTCTTTCCTTTTTCTGTCCTGCTCTGCATACATCTCTGCCTCTTTTATTGCTCTTTGAATCTCTTCTTCACTAAGGTGTGTCTGGGAGGTTATTGTTATCTTCTGTTCTCTACCTGTGCCAAGGTCTTTTGCAGAAACGTGTACTATTCCGTTTGCGTCTATGTCAAATGTAACCTCAATCTGTGGAACACCACGTGGAGCAGGCGGAATTCCGTCTAAGATGAATCTACCAAGTGTCTTGTTATCCTTTGCAAGTGGTCTTTCACCTTGTAAAACGTGGATTTCTACCTGAGTCTGGTTATCTGCTGCAGTTGTAAATATCTGGCTCTTTCTTGTTGGAATTGTTGTATTTCTCTCAATTATCTTGGTGAATACACCACCTAAGGTCTCGATACCAAGGGAAAGTGGTGTTACGTCCAACAGCAAGATGTCTTTTACCTGCCCTGCCAATACACCTGCTTGGATTGCTGCACCAATCGCAACACACTCATCAGGATTTATACCTTTAAATGGTTCTTTCCCTGTGAGTTTCTTTACAAACTCCTGAACATAAGGTATTCTTGTTGAACCGCCAACCAAAATGACCTTGTCAATCTGCTCTGGAGTAAGCTTTGCATCAGCAAGTGCTGTCTCAACAGGCTCTCTTGTCTTTTCTACAAGGTCTTTTATAAGCTCCTCGAATTTAGCTCTTGTCAATACCATGTCAATGTGCTTTGGACCGTTCGCATCTGCTGTTATAAATGGCAAGTTGATTGTTGTCTGAAGTGCAGATGAAAGTTCAATCTTTGCTCTTTCTGCTGCATCTTTTAATCTCTGGAGTGCAACCTTGTCCTTTCGCAGGTCAATTCCATGTTCTTTCATAAACTCGTCTGCTATATAGTCGATAATCCTCTGGTCAAAGTCATCGCCACCAAGTCTGTTATTACCAGATGTTGCCAAAACCTCAATAACACCATCGCCAATCTCCAAGATTGAAACGTCGAACGTTCCGCCGCCAAGGTCATATACCATTATCTTCTGGTGCCCTTCTTTGTCAAGGCCATAAGCCAAAGCTGCAGCAGTTGGCTCGTTGATAATTCTCAAAACCTCAAGTCCCGCAATTCTACCTGCGTTTTTTGTCGCTTGTCTTTGTGAGTCTGTAAAGTATGCAGGAACAGTGATAACAGCTTGTGTAATCTTTTCACCAAGGTATGCCTCAGCATCAGCTTTCAGTTTCATCAGAATCATTGCAGAGATCTCTTCGGGAGAATATTCTTTGTCGTCTATCTTGATTCTCCTATTTGTACCCATATCTCTTTTGATTGAAATAATTGTTCTCTCTGGGTTTGTTATTGCCTGTCTTTTTGCTGCATGACCGACAAGTCTTTCACCAGTTTTTGTAAAAGCAACAACAGATGGTGTAGTCCTAAAACCTTCCGCATTTGGAATAACAACAGGCTGACCGCCTTCAATTACCGCCATACAAGAGTTTGTTGTACCTAAGTCTATACCTAAAATATGAGCCATT is drawn from Caldicellulosiruptor naganoensis and contains these coding sequences:
- a CDS encoding IS1634-like element ISCsa8 family transposase, translating into MFVKITNAGGYQYVRLVENYRENGKVKQRVLFNFGRLDLLKSDPAFKNIVRKLSDIVEKTTTGNTKAVTIESEEDVSDAVIKNWGYIVFRKLWEELEIDKFLKERATKGRKIKFDVDKVSFLMTIQRLIEPMSKLRTYHQRNKYFGFEEDIDLNQLYRCLDFLDSIKEDLETYLYQKNRDLFKMVVDVVFYDVTTIYFESCRADELKNFGFSKDNKINEVQVVLGLLVDKEGRPIGYELFPGNTIDSKTMVKILRKLKEKFSIDKIVIVADKGLNSRLNLKMIKEAGYDYIVASRLKNASKEILDEVFKQEGYKRLDGKSCLNAEEIYGDEFKYKVLERTNVIKDEECKEFKIEERLIITYSSKRAKKDKEDRERLVSKAKELLENKGSITASEKKGARKYLKKKSKSEEYVLDEEAIKRDEKFDGYYAIQTSKKDMDVEEVLGAYHDLWKIEQSFRVMKSCLEVRPIYHFTESRIKGHFVICFLAFLLQRTLEYILRKKGKGISSEGIMKAIDSMNFIEIEIKGKRYLIKQRTEGGAGDILNVMKIKGPKNFITYEEGLEFIGIRK
- a CDS encoding aminopeptidase, producing MVDERVKILAKNLIEYSVELKSGEKILIELIGEEIDLTKELIRLSYQKGAMPFLWIKNQSLLRELLLNATEDQIKIIAENEKQLMENMDAYIGIRSSQNPFELSDVPDDKMALYQKIWFRKVHGEVRVPKTKWCILRYPNYSMAQQARMSKEAFEDFYFNVCNLDYRKMSKAMDKLVELMEKTDEVRIVGEGTDLTFSIKGMKAVKCDGHMNIPDGEVYTAPVKDSVNGYITYNTPSNYAGFKFENIRFEFKDGKIVKATANNTEKLNKILDTDEGARYIGEFSIGLNPYITKPMEDTLFDEKIVGSIHFTPGSAYEDADNGNRSAVHWDIVLIQTPEYGGGEIYFDGKLIRKDGRFVIPELEDLNPENLK
- a CDS encoding pseudouridine synthase produces the protein MGDLVRLQKFMADCGVASRRKCEEIILQGRVKVNGRTITELGFKVDPQKDEVLVDGKKLVPVQKKVYIMLNKPFGVISSAKDEKGRKTVVDLVKDKVDVRVFPVGRLDFDTTGLILLTNDGEFAYKVTHPKHDIEKTYIALIEGVPTKEEIEQFEKGLLIDGRLTSPAKFKVLKVFKGRSLVEIKIHEGRNRQVRKMCDAIGHRVLKLKRVAIGKLKLGKLKEGEFVFLDENMVNKVFEK
- the thiI gene encoding tRNA uracil 4-sulfurtransferase ThiI — translated: MKAILIRYGELALKGLNRPLFEDMLVRNIKRKLKNLENISITKEQGRIFIENLSENDFYFAIERLRKVYGLVGFTICEVAEKQVEAIKSAALNVALNEIQKGKKTFKVETKRADKTFELRSPELSRLIGAHILKNLADKYGLKVDVHNPDFEVNIEIRDKAYVYSSEEKGIGGMPLGTGGKAHLLLSGGIDSPVAGFMIAKRGVEIEAVHFYSFPYTGEKAKEKVIDLCRVLAQFTDRLKLYIVPFTEIQTTIYEKCNERYLTIIMRRFMMKIAERIAKENGGLALVTGESIGQVASQTMESIICTNAAVSMPVLRPLIGMDKEEIIRIAKNIGTYDISILPYEDCCTVFVPKHPKTKPKLEEVIKEEEKLDVSSLIENAISNTEWMVIEDR
- a CDS encoding cysteine desulfurase family protein, whose protein sequence is MVVYFDNAATTRPFDEVIEGLKDFLAQNYGNPSSLHRLGVSAEKVLKEARWKIAQKINVNPEEIYFTSGGTEANNLALIGIAFANHKRGNKIISSPVEHPSVLSTLEHLKRCGFEVRFLKVDQNGNIDFEELENEVDDKTILVSVMLVNNETGHIFDVKKIAEVAKKKNPNVIVHTDAVQAFMKEKTNAKDLNVDLMSISGHKIHALKGIGALYIKKGINIQPIIFGGEQQNEVRPGTENMPGIFSIYKAIEVYERLQNEQPNKLRMIKQRFIEGLRNFDDVVINSPLDNTSDAILNVSFLGIKSEVLLHTLESYNVFASSGSACSSRGRTYNKVLYSMGKSMEIAQSNIRFSFSYLNNLEEVDYTLEVLEKLLKFLQKIKR
- a CDS encoding RsmE family RNA methyltransferase, translated to MPIFFIESKDIVNDIAYITDKEDINHIVKVLRKKEGASVELCDGIYDYKAKILEISKDKIKVAIEEKVLNQREPQKDVFLFQCIIKNQKMDIIIQKATELGVKVLIPVISKRVVIDISEKEEKKIERWQKIAKEAQKQCLRPYPPLIQKPIEIGRVKDFLDELDLLIIPYEKKNEEVYLDINPNTNRVGILIGPEGGFEEEEIKIFKDLQKVRIVSLGKRILRSETATISAISIVMHLLGEM
- the prmA gene encoding 50S ribosomal protein L11 methyltransferase; translation: MKWFEVSIKTLQEAEDAISNILYDLGANGVVIEDDEILKYPNSWDYIDENQFPKRNFAIVRAYFPESVNISELIFNIEERLKDASQYLNIGEGKIDISEVDEKDWAEEWKKYYKPVEIGNIVIVPSWESYQNTSGKTIVKLDPGMAFGTGTHESTMLCLEAIQRYIKPGFDVIDIGTGSGILAISAKKLGANRVLAVDIDDVAVKVAKENAALNNIEIEIRQNDLVFGIEERFDIAIANIIADIIIKLANDIKNVLKEDGLFISSGIIEDRLDDVLKSFRGNSLEVVEIKKLNSWCLVVAKK
- the dnaJ gene encoding molecular chaperone DnaJ, with protein sequence MAQKKDYYEILGVPRNATQEEIKRAYRRLAKQYHPDANPGNKEAEEKFKEINEAYEVLSDPEKRRKYDQFGHAAFDPTYGAQSGGFSGGFTGGFADFDFGSFGDIFEDLFEGFDIFGSSRKRKEAPRKGADIHVDLELTLKESVFGCEKEIPIYRTEKCSVCGGSGIRPGSTPVRCQKCGGTGQIRSRQATFFGEFTTIKTCDACGGVGTIVTDPCRECGGTGTVRRQRRVKINIPAGIDDGQVITLRGEGESGIKGGPNGDLHIRIKIAPHPVFKRVGQDLYVEVPITFVNAALGGEIEIPTLDGRTRVKIEPGTQSGDEVRIKGKGVPYLRGRGRGDLVVKFIVEVPKKLSERQKELLRKFEELSSEEGYEKKKHFWDRIREAFS
- the dnaK gene encoding molecular chaperone DnaK; this translates as MAHILGIDLGTTNSCMAVIEGGQPVVIPNAEGFRTTPSVVAFTKTGERLVGHAAKRQAITNPERTIISIKRDMGTNRRIKIDDKEYSPEEISAMILMKLKADAEAYLGEKITQAVITVPAYFTDSQRQATKNAGRIAGLEVLRIINEPTAAALAYGLDKEGHQKIMVYDLGGGTFDVSILEIGDGVIEVLATSGNNRLGGDDFDQRIIDYIADEFMKEHGIDLRKDKVALQRLKDAAERAKIELSSALQTTINLPFITADANGPKHIDMVLTRAKFEELIKDLVEKTREPVETALADAKLTPEQIDKVILVGGSTRIPYVQEFVKKLTGKEPFKGINPDECVAIGAAIQAGVLAGQVKDILLLDVTPLSLGIETLGGVFTKIIERNTTIPTRKSQIFTTAADNQTQVEIHVLQGERPLAKDNKTLGRFILDGIPPAPRGVPQIEVTFDIDANGIVHVSAKDLGTGREQKITITSQTHLSEEEIQRAIKEAEMYAEQDRKRKELIETRNKADSIIYQTEKLLRDLGDKMTATEKEQIEAKLKALKDVMNGEDKERIERAIDELTKSFYDVSTRLYQQGYTQAGPQGGTNPGGQSGTDGNVNTDYKVY